In the Tenuifilum sp. 4138str genome, GTCTATTTGAGAAAAATTTCCATCGTCTAAAAATAACCTCCGAGAAATACTTCCAAAACCTTGTAGTTTATATACATCAGAATCCCGTTCACCACGGCTTTACCAGTGATTATAGGGATTACCCATGGACATCGTATAGGAGTATTATCTCCACAAAGTCAACAAAGGTTCATAGGGAAACCGTGCTTGAATGGTTCGGCAGCAAGGAGAATTTTATTGATTGTCATTGTAAAATAGTTGACCTAGACATAATTATTGACCTCTGACAGGTTTTAAACCCTGTCAGAGGTATAATGAAACAAATATGATAAAACGCACCCTTTATTTCGGAAACCCTGCCTACCTAAAGGCAAAGGATGAGCAAATGGTAGTTGAATACCCAAGTGGTGATACTGAGAGCAAATCAATCCCCATTGAAGATATTGGAGTGGTTATTCTTGATTCCCCACAAATCACCATAACCCACGTGTTGCTCAACAAACTACTGGCAAATAATGCTGCAGTTATTACAACCAATGAGCGGCATATGCCCTCGGGGCTGCTTTACCCTCTGGAATCGAACACACTGCAAAGCGAACGTTTTACTGCGCAGCTGGAGGCAAGTGTCCCGCTAAAAAAGCAGCTTTGGCAGCAAACGGTACAAGCCAAAATACAGAATCAGGCAGCGCTTTTAAAATCGCTTGGCATTGATGTTGAGCCTATGCTATACTGGGCTAGAAGTGTAAGGAGTGGCGACCCCGATAACTACGAGGGCCGTGCTGCTGCTTACTATTGGAAAAACCTTTTTTCGGGCTACTTCAACGATATTTTTACACGTGGCAGGTATGAGGACGAGCCCAATAATTTGTTGAACTACGGTTATGCCATCCTACGTGCTGTAATAGCACGTAGCCTGGTAGCAAGCGGTTTGCTACCAACGCTGGGAATTCACCATCACAACCGCTACAACGCCTTTTGCCTTGCCGACGACATAATGGAACCCTACCGGCCGTTTGTGGATAGGGTTGTGCTTGAAATTGTAAAAAGTGGTATCGATTGTACCGAGTTAACCAGGGAGATAAAGGCAAAACTCCTTGTAATTCCGGCAATAGATGTGGTGATTGATAGTAAAAGCAGCCCCCTGATGATTGCCACTCAACGAACAACATCATCGCTGTACGATTGCTTCGAGGGTGCTAGTCGTAAAATATTGTATCCAACATTTTCGTGATTTCAATACAAACCCCTACAGGGTTCTGAACCCTGTAGGGGTTCAACTCCTAAACATCTATGACCACTCTTAACCGTCTAAACCAGTACCGAGTTATGTGGGTGTTAGTTTTTTTCGATTTACCAACCGAAACCAAAAAGGAGCGTAAGCAGTATGCTCTTTTCCGGAAAAACTTAATAAAGGATGGTTTCTCCATGTTCCAGTTCTCAATCTATACCCGGTGCTGCCCAAGTCGTGAGAATGCCGATGTTCATATTAAGCGCGTGAAGAGTTTTTTGCCCCCCAACGGCTACGTGGGCATACTTTGCATAACCGACAAGCAGTTTGGGGCCATGGAAATATTCCTCGCCACAAAACCCATTAAGGCAAGCCCTGAACCACAGCAACTGGA is a window encoding:
- the cas1 gene encoding type II CRISPR-associated endonuclease Cas1 codes for the protein MIKRTLYFGNPAYLKAKDEQMVVEYPSGDTESKSIPIEDIGVVILDSPQITITHVLLNKLLANNAAVITTNERHMPSGLLYPLESNTLQSERFTAQLEASVPLKKQLWQQTVQAKIQNQAALLKSLGIDVEPMLYWARSVRSGDPDNYEGRAAAYYWKNLFSGYFNDIFTRGRYEDEPNNLLNYGYAILRAVIARSLVASGLLPTLGIHHHNRYNAFCLADDIMEPYRPFVDRVVLEIVKSGIDCTELTREIKAKLLVIPAIDVVIDSKSSPLMIATQRTTSSLYDCFEGASRKILYPTFS
- the cas2 gene encoding CRISPR-associated endonuclease Cas2 → MTTLNRLNQYRVMWVLVFFDLPTETKKERKQYALFRKNLIKDGFSMFQFSIYTRCCPSRENADVHIKRVKSFLPPNGYVGILCITDKQFGAMEIFLATKPIKASPEPQQLELF